The following are encoded in a window of Telmatobacter sp. DSM 110680 genomic DNA:
- a CDS encoding response regulator transcription factor — translation MPGRILVIDDEPQITRVLRAALSAQAFDVRTANDPEEGLRIFAEWSPDLVITDLMMPGLSGVDVARAIRTTSSTPILVLSVRDHERSKIEALDSGADDYVTKPFSIQELLARVRAHMRRAPERTESAIVAGDFVIDAPAHSIEVAGKPMHLTPKEFELLLHLARHAGKVITHRALLTAVWGAQSAHQPEYLRVFVGQLRKKLEAETGKQFIQTEPWVGYRFVPEGFSGKEE, via the coding sequence ATGCCAGGCAGAATTCTCGTTATCGATGATGAGCCGCAAATTACCCGCGTATTGCGAGCTGCACTCTCGGCGCAGGCCTTCGATGTTCGCACGGCCAATGACCCTGAAGAGGGGCTCCGCATTTTTGCGGAATGGTCGCCCGATCTTGTGATTACCGATTTGATGATGCCGGGACTCAGCGGCGTTGACGTTGCCCGAGCCATCCGCACAACGTCGTCCACTCCCATTCTCGTACTCTCAGTTCGCGATCACGAGCGCTCCAAAATCGAAGCGCTTGACTCTGGCGCCGATGACTACGTCACCAAACCATTCAGCATTCAGGAGCTTCTGGCGCGGGTCCGGGCCCATATGCGGCGCGCGCCCGAACGGACAGAGTCTGCGATTGTGGCTGGGGATTTTGTGATCGATGCTCCAGCCCACAGCATCGAAGTTGCCGGAAAACCGATGCACCTGACACCTAAGGAGTTTGAACTGCTGCTGCACCTGGCGCGCCATGCGGGCAAAGTGATCACGCACAGAGCCCTGCTGACAGCGGTATGGGGAGCGCAATCGGCTCATCAGCCTGAATATTTGCGCGTCTTCGTCGGCCAGCTCCGTAAAAAACTGGAGGCGGAGACCGGCAAACAGTTCATCCAGACGGAACCGTGGGTTGGGTATCGTTTTGTTCCTGAAGGTTTCTCAGGAAAAGAAGAGTAA
- the kdpA gene encoding potassium-transporting ATPase subunit KdpA: protein MSANGWLQFALFSVVLLLTVRPVGIYLARVLEGQRTWLDPLLRPIERLIYKICGVKADHEMNWREYAFAMLGFSAASLVLTYIIERAQALLPWNPQHLAGVGADLAWNTAASFTTNTNWQFYTPESTMSYLTEMAGLATHNFFSAAVGIVVAIALVRSIKRTVSRTIGNFWVDTTRTLLYILLPGSLIYALLLVAQGVPQNLHAYTIAHTLEGQTQTIAQGPVASQEAIKMLGTNGGGFFNANSAHPFENPTPFSNFLQLLSIFIIPAGLTYALGRMTGSPGHGWAVFAAMYILFAAGFTTLYWAEAHPHPLIHGAAQKATLTAPGGNMEGKEVRNGIAETALFATITTDASCGAVNGMHDSFTPLGGLVPLTNIMLGEVIFGGVGSGLYGMLIFVVQAVFIAGLMVGRTPEYLGKKIEAYDVKMSMLYVLIFPLVILSLTAIMVLLPNVGLGTTTNSGPHGLSEVLYAFTSGAGNNGSAFAGLGPNWWYNITIGWDMLIGRFLMMLPVLALAGNLAQKKSIPPSPGTFPVNTPLFAVLLVGVVLILGALTFFPALSLGPILEHLQLKSGQLY from the coding sequence ATGTCTGCCAATGGCTGGTTGCAATTTGCTCTCTTCTCGGTCGTTCTGCTTCTGACCGTGCGTCCGGTTGGCATTTACCTGGCGCGCGTGCTTGAAGGACAGCGCACGTGGCTCGATCCGTTGTTACGGCCCATCGAGCGGCTCATCTACAAAATCTGCGGAGTCAAAGCCGACCATGAGATGAACTGGCGCGAATACGCATTTGCCATGCTCGGGTTCTCGGCGGCCAGCTTGGTGCTCACGTACATCATCGAGCGGGCACAGGCACTGTTGCCCTGGAACCCGCAGCACCTGGCGGGCGTTGGCGCCGACCTCGCATGGAATACCGCTGCCAGCTTTACGACCAACACCAACTGGCAGTTCTACACGCCCGAATCCACAATGAGTTATCTCACCGAGATGGCCGGCCTCGCGACGCACAACTTCTTTTCAGCGGCGGTTGGAATAGTGGTGGCGATTGCCCTGGTGCGCAGTATCAAGCGCACAGTTTCACGCACCATTGGAAATTTCTGGGTGGACACTACACGCACATTGCTTTACATCCTGCTGCCGGGATCGCTCATCTATGCATTGTTGCTGGTTGCGCAGGGTGTCCCGCAGAACCTGCATGCTTACACCATCGCGCACACGCTTGAAGGGCAAACCCAAACCATCGCGCAGGGGCCGGTCGCGTCTCAAGAAGCAATCAAGATGCTCGGCACGAACGGCGGGGGATTCTTCAACGCCAACAGCGCTCATCCGTTTGAAAACCCCACTCCGTTTTCGAATTTCCTGCAACTGCTTTCCATCTTTATCATCCCCGCGGGACTCACGTACGCGCTCGGCCGCATGACCGGATCTCCGGGCCACGGCTGGGCGGTCTTCGCTGCAATGTACATCCTTTTCGCGGCTGGTTTCACGACGCTGTATTGGGCGGAGGCACATCCTCATCCACTGATTCACGGAGCCGCGCAGAAAGCGACACTCACGGCCCCCGGCGGCAACATGGAGGGCAAGGAGGTTCGTAATGGCATTGCGGAGACGGCTCTTTTCGCCACGATCACGACTGACGCCAGTTGCGGCGCGGTAAACGGAATGCACGATAGCTTCACTCCGCTTGGCGGACTTGTTCCCCTCACGAACATCATGCTCGGCGAGGTGATTTTCGGCGGCGTTGGGTCGGGCCTTTACGGCATGTTGATCTTTGTCGTGCAGGCTGTGTTTATCGCAGGCCTGATGGTGGGCCGCACGCCGGAGTATCTCGGCAAGAAGATCGAAGCGTACGACGTGAAGATGTCGATGCTCTACGTCCTCATCTTCCCGCTCGTCATTCTCTCGTTGACGGCCATCATGGTCCTGTTGCCAAACGTCGGTCTTGGGACCACCACTAATAGCGGCCCACACGGACTAAGTGAAGTCTTGTATGCCTTCACCTCTGGCGCGGGCAACAACGGCTCGGCTTTCGCCGGACTCGGACCGAACTGGTGGTACAACATCACGATCGGCTGGGACATGCTCATCGGCCGATTCCTGATGATGCTGCCGGTGCTTGCGCTGGCTGGCAACCTGGCACAGAAGAAAAGCATTCCGCCTTCCCCAGGCACCTTTCCTGTTAATACGCCGCTCTTCGCTGTGCTGCTTGTTGGCGTCGTACTCATTCTTGGCGCGCTCACATTCTTTCCAGCGTTGAGCCTGGGACCAATCCTTGAACATCTGCAACTGAAGTCCGGACAGCTTTACTAA